TGTTGGCCAACGAACCATCGGTGGCACTTTATCGTTTGCAAGAACACGTGAGGAGGTCACTGCCGGAGCTCGTGCAGCATAAAGTAAGTCAGAAATTTTGAGATTTCGATGCCGAAGCTAGCTGTTAACTGTGAACGCTGCATGTTAATATAATATGGCTCACTAAATTGCCGAGTGGTTAATACGTTAGGCTAGTAAGCTAACGTGAATGGCTACCTATCAACGTTGTATTACCGACCTAATCTTGAAATTATGCATTATCATATATGGAGagtttaaactgaaaaatgcagGTAGGTTGGTCTGGGAATGTTAGCTACGAGTGTCATGCAAGACGAGCCATGTTAGTCTCTGGTTGTGAGTAACGCTGGCTTAAAGAGAATATAAGAATATTTGAGATGTTGGTCCAAAACTGGCTTTTTAAATTACAACTTTTGGTGTAGCACAGggctaaaaagaaaaattattgtACTAACATCACcacttccatttttatttcatagacCCATCGTAGTACTTTCAGCACATTAAGTATTACGTTcaaacattttaagaacattcAAAACTAATGGTTTCTTTTTACTTCTTTTATTTCAATTGTTAATACTCATGCCACTATTTTGATCCCTATTTTCACATTCTGGAAAAACTGCCTTCAGGATAAATACATTGATTTAACATGTAGTATGAAATTACCATAATTGGGCCCACAGTATCAGGTTATTCacagtgtttttcatttgttaatttttcGACCACCATCTTGGAGTCACATGTTAATGTTCTGCATTCATTGTGAATATAGTTCTGCATGTGGGGGAAATATGTTTCATGCAGTGGCCGTGATGGTGTTTGTTGTCTGTAATGAAGCACTCCCAAGTAGTCTGcgattataattttttttaaactgccatttATCCTAGACCGATATGCAGAGCTGGGAGGAACAGAGTCAGGGAGCCATTTACACTGTGGAGTATGCATGCAGGTAATATATCCcatattcaaattaatttatgtgCCCTTAACCAATCAGTACTGCAGTGTGGCTTGTAAACCAtcttgtttctgtatgtgtccAGTGCAGTGAAAAGTATGACAAACAGCAGCCTCTACTTCAAAAGCATTGAGGGACTGCTCCGCCAGACCATCAGCATGAAAGACCACATTAGCGCTACCCAAGGGCGCAGGTAGGGggcagtagtgtgtgtttgcacagtactgtacagcaGCCATTTAACTCCTCTTTTTGTCATCACGTAACCTTTCCAAGCTACTTCAGTGGATCTGGTTCCACTGTAGtgtctacatttttatttgtttctatcAATGAAAAACtctgaaggggggagggggaggtcaGTATACTGCTCAATATACTGCTCAGTATACCATGAAACAAATCCACATTCCAGCATAATGTGGCCCAGCAAAAGAAATTATGAGATTATGTCTCGGCCAAGTGGAAATACGTTGACTGGAGGTGTATTCCCCTTAGTTCAGGTCAGTGATCAAAAGAGATGGCAAATAGCCATGTTACTGTGGGAGAGTAATTTACTGTTGCGTAACCAGGCAATAAGCTGAATGTGGCTGAACCTGAAGAGGTTCTGGCATACTCGCTTGTATTTTTAGGAAGATTCTCGTCTTGTATGTTTCTCTTTGAACATGTTGGGGAATTTTCTGATTGAGAGAGAAAAgccataaataaaaaactgacaGGCTTAACAtatttgctttttctttgttGGTATCCAGTGAGGTTTGTGAAACTCAAAGACTACTGCTTCTTTGTTCATGCCAGATTTGTTTCTGTCCTGTATTgctttgtatttatgttttgctTGTGGAGTCATTTCCTCTGGTCACAGCTTATTCACATTTtggtctgtttatttatttgaagatATCCCATTAGCTAATAGTTACTTTTTCCTCAAGCTTCAATGTAAAGATCAATGTCAACAACAGTAATTAGCGCCACTGCATTGCTAATACCTTTTGGAGACTGTAGCTAATGGGATTAGcgtttttactttattttatatttttcttgacACGTGCATGCAGCTTTAGTGAAGcgacaccccctccctgcccccatGACCCTTCACTGCCCCCATCCTCCACCTCCTGACTTCTGAAGAGCTGTGTCCAAGGTCAGTGGCTTGCCAGGCATGACACCCAGAGCTGCTCCCATGCTTGGTTTTCTGTGCTAGTTATTGCGCTTTGTTGCCTGAAGTATGCGTTAAACTTGCGAGTCGCAACTAAGCAACAGCTTATTATGGTGGGTGTGATTTTCTTTGTCcctcttcttttaaaaatgccatAGTGTTGAGTTTGGTCTTCCACGGATTATTCAATGCTCAGCAGTCCCTTCGTGCTCTTGGTTTGAAATCaactttatttatgaaatgctaTTACAGCAACAAAGCACTGTCTTATTATAATGTGCTAACTACTCAATCTACACATTGTGTAATACACTAGTTTTGGCAAAAAGTCAATATTGCAGTTTTCACAGACCAACCTTGGTCTTTAATACTTACAGGCACACTTCTGAAATGCTTAAAGCCTTTTGGTTGCTGTTCTCATTTTACAAACTTCTACTATAACAGTACACTCAAGATGAGCTAAAATGATCTTGTAAAATCAAACTTGTTTTTTACAGTGATATAGCAAACGTTTTGCAGTGTAACAAAAGATTCCAGTACAAGTGCTTTCCACATCTTGATTTAAGCTGCTGTTAAGTTCTTTACCCATACACTTACCACACAATAACCTCAGTAAGAATACACATGATTCTGGATTCAAGTGCTCAATTAGTCAGCGAGCTGAAGCattcacactgtcacacaacTGGCACACTGATTAACATGAGTTACTACTCAGAGTAAAATAAC
This is a stretch of genomic DNA from Anguilla rostrata isolate EN2019 chromosome 4, ASM1855537v3, whole genome shotgun sequence. It encodes these proteins:
- the borcs8 gene encoding BLOC-1-related complex subunit 8 isoform X1; translation: MEDQEMQLKVKRVTDKFTESMYVLANEPSVALYRLQEHVRRSLPELVQHKTDMQSWEEQSQGAIYTVEYACSAVKSMTNSSLYFKSIEGLLRQTISMKDHISATQGRSFSEATPPPCPHDPSLPPSSTS
- the borcs8 gene encoding BLOC-1-related complex subunit 8 isoform X2; protein product: MEDQEMQLKVKRVTDKFTESMYVLANEPSVALYRLQEHVRRSLPELVQHKTDMQSWEEQSQGAIYTVEYACSAVKSMTNSSLYFKSIEGLLRQTISMKDHISATQGRRKRAVEGTGLKEGGERHGSGV